One genomic segment of Vagococcus intermedius includes these proteins:
- a CDS encoding 6-phospho-alpha-glucosidase, translating to MKKQKILIAGGGSTYTPGIVAMLADNIDRFPIEEIKLYDDLAERQEPIGAACEILLREKNSDIKFSYTTDPEEAFTNIDFCMAHIRVGLYAMREKDEKIPLKYGVVGQETCGPGGIAYGMRSIPGVLEILDYMEKYSPNAWMLNYSNPAAIVAEATRRLRPNSKIINICDMPIAIENIFADILGLESRKELTVRYYGLNHFGWWTSVTDKSGHDLLPQLQRFVAKDGYAFETEDFQHKHPSWKATFKKAKDIYALDPTTLPNTYLKYYLYPDYEVANSNPDFTRANEVMETREKEVFEIAHKIIDNGTAEGTSFHAGAHATFIIDLACAIAFNTKERMLLIVPNNGAIDNFDSEAMVEIPCLVGNDGPEPLSIGSIPTFQKGLMEQQVAVEKLVVEAYIEESYQKLWQAITLSKTVPSASVAKTILDDLIEANKTFWPQLK from the coding sequence ATGAAAAAACAAAAAATTTTAATTGCAGGTGGAGGAAGTACTTATACGCCAGGAATTGTTGCAATGTTAGCAGACAATATTGATCGTTTCCCTATTGAGGAAATTAAACTGTATGATGATTTAGCAGAAAGACAAGAACCAATTGGGGCAGCGTGTGAGATACTACTACGGGAAAAAAATTCCGATATTAAATTTTCATATACAACAGATCCTGAAGAAGCCTTTACAAATATTGACTTTTGTATGGCTCATATCCGTGTTGGTTTATATGCTATGAGAGAAAAAGATGAAAAAATCCCACTGAAATATGGTGTAGTAGGTCAAGAAACGTGTGGACCTGGTGGGATAGCGTATGGTATGCGCTCAATTCCTGGCGTACTTGAAATATTAGATTATATGGAAAAATATTCACCAAATGCTTGGATGTTAAACTATTCTAATCCAGCAGCTATTGTTGCTGAAGCGACGCGTCGTTTACGTCCCAATTCAAAAATAATAAATATTTGTGATATGCCAATCGCTATCGAAAATATTTTTGCTGACATTTTGGGACTGGAGTCTAGGAAAGAATTGACTGTCCGTTATTATGGACTAAACCATTTTGGTTGGTGGACAAGTGTTACTGATAAATCAGGGCATGATTTACTTCCACAGTTACAACGTTTTGTTGCTAAAGACGGTTATGCTTTTGAAACAGAAGATTTTCAGCATAAGCATCCTAGTTGGAAAGCTACTTTTAAAAAGGCAAAAGATATATATGCACTAGATCCTACAACTTTACCAAATACTTATTTAAAATATTACTTATATCCTGACTACGAAGTAGCTAATTCTAATCCTGATTTTACTAGAGCAAATGAAGTTATGGAGACAAGAGAAAAAGAAGTGTTTGAAATAGCTCATAAGATTATTGATAATGGAACGGCTGAAGGGACATCATTTCACGCAGGGGCACATGCTACATTTATTATTGATTTGGCTTGTGCAATTGCCTTTAATACAAAAGAAAGAATGCTATTAATTGTTCCAAATAATGGTGCGATTGATAATTTTGACTCAGAGGCAATGGTTGAGATTCCATGTTTGGTCGGAAATGATGGACCAGAGCCGTTAAGTATAGGTAGCATTCCAACTTTCCAAAAAGGGTTAATGGAGCAGCAAGTAGCGGTTGAAAAACTTGTTGTAGAAGCCTATATCGAAGAGAGTTATCAAAAATTATGGCAAGCTATAACATTATCAAAAACAGTACCAAGTGCTTCAGTTGCTAAGACTATTTTAGATGACTTGATAGAAGCAAATAAAACATTTTGGCCACAATTAAAATAA
- a CDS encoding PTS transporter subunit EIIC gives MKEKVVTKLQQFSKAMIGPVLFLPIIGLGIAATSVMTNTAFVTEGSVVYIAGKFVSSLLWAVMNNLSFFFCVGIAMGMARKKKAEAAFVATMTFFMFLSGNNTWLTLTNKLADGLSNADLYGTGQTFVFGFKVTDMGVFLGIILGIIVAYIHNKYIDKEFEGALSIYGNSKFVLICLLPIIGALAIGVTYVWPFIQNGITAMTGFMNSAGAFGVFLYGFLNRFLVPTGLHHLIWSPFVFSSVGGQMVINGDMYVGAKPIFLAEIADPSILTLDPSARFLVYGMVKIFGILGVALAFYRTAYPKNKAKVKTTILPSAITSFLVGITEPLEFMFIFTAPILWLVYSVIDGFFQMLAYLAGVRISATNGIIDFIVYNIPAGADRTKWIIFVGLGLLEILVMYGAFKFLITKFNMKTPGRENDVPELVDGDKAYLEVDTPDIKNEGDSAPINLGQEIIYALGGPQNILSVENCFTRLRVDVVDDSVIDEGKLMKTGAAGVVLKPNHVQVVYGMKINSIRTLVDEELNISE, from the coding sequence ATGAAGGAAAAAGTAGTAACTAAATTACAACAATTTTCTAAGGCAATGATTGGTCCTGTATTATTTTTACCAATCATTGGATTGGGAATTGCGGCAACAAGTGTCATGACTAATACTGCATTTGTCACAGAAGGTTCAGTTGTTTATATTGCAGGTAAGTTTGTTTCCAGTTTGCTTTGGGCCGTAATGAATAATCTCAGTTTCTTTTTTTGTGTTGGTATTGCAATGGGGATGGCTCGTAAAAAGAAAGCTGAGGCAGCTTTTGTAGCTACAATGACTTTCTTTATGTTTTTAAGTGGAAATAATACATGGTTGACATTAACAAATAAATTAGCAGACGGTTTATCAAATGCTGATTTATATGGAACAGGACAAACTTTTGTTTTTGGATTCAAAGTGACAGATATGGGAGTCTTTTTAGGGATTATACTCGGAATAATAGTAGCGTATATTCATAATAAATATATTGATAAAGAATTTGAAGGTGCGCTTTCAATTTATGGGAATAGTAAATTTGTACTTATTTGCTTATTACCAATTATCGGAGCTTTAGCAATTGGTGTCACATATGTTTGGCCATTTATTCAAAATGGTATTACTGCTATGACAGGATTTATGAACTCAGCTGGTGCTTTTGGGGTATTTTTATATGGTTTTTTAAATCGTTTCTTAGTTCCGACTGGTTTGCATCACCTTATCTGGTCACCATTTGTATTCTCTTCAGTTGGAGGACAGATGGTAATCAATGGGGATATGTATGTTGGTGCTAAACCTATCTTTTTAGCAGAGATAGCAGATCCATCTATTTTAACGTTAGATCCGTCAGCTAGGTTTTTGGTATATGGTATGGTCAAAATATTTGGGATTTTAGGGGTCGCTTTAGCTTTTTATAGGACAGCTTATCCTAAAAATAAAGCAAAAGTAAAAACAACTATATTACCATCTGCCATCACTTCATTTTTAGTCGGTATCACAGAACCATTAGAATTTATGTTTATTTTTACAGCCCCAATTTTATGGTTAGTTTATTCAGTGATCGATGGTTTTTTCCAAATGCTTGCTTACCTAGCAGGAGTTAGGATTAGTGCAACTAATGGGATTATTGATTTTATCGTATACAATATACCAGCTGGAGCCGATCGAACTAAATGGATAATTTTTGTTGGGTTAGGATTACTTGAAATTCTTGTCATGTATGGCGCTTTTAAATTTCTAATCACTAAATTTAATATGAAAACTCCGGGTCGAGAAAACGATGTACCAGAGTTAGTTGACGGAGATAAAGCTTATCTGGAAGTAGATACACCAGATATAAAAAATGAAGGTGATTCGGCTCCCATTAATTTAGGACAAGAAATTATTTATGCTTTAGGAGGTCCTCAAAATATATTATCAGTAGAAAATTGCTTTACGCGACTGAGAGTAGATGTAGTCGATGACAGTGTGATTGATGAGGGAAAATTAATGAAAACGGGAGCAGCAGGTGTTGTTCTAAAACCTAATCATGTTCAGGTAGTATATGGTATGAAAATTAATAGTATTAGAACATTAGTAGATGAAGAATTAAATATTAGTGAATAA
- a CDS encoding MurR/RpiR family transcriptional regulator produces the protein MTHDIYKLVNKHKLSDTEHKILSYLLNNIETALSLSVREVAQKNYSSPATVIKLAKKMNFTGYNDMIYRLYFSYHRDIKEDKTNLSLILLEDLFKKVTQATVDKIINLLQLNRDKVIYVCGSGFSKPIAEYFSMKLQVLGFKSIFSDLFSTYENNPFDAGLVIMISKSGETGNIIKIAEKAKESQLSSILFSSSNTGKLSELSDMTVVIEDINQLDDQNIQQNYFYSGSLFLIESLLKEYLLSKGK, from the coding sequence ATGACCCATGATATCTATAAGTTAGTTAATAAACATAAGTTAAGCGATACAGAACATAAGATTTTGTCTTACCTGTTGAATAACATTGAAACAGCACTAAGTTTGAGTGTTCGAGAGGTGGCACAAAAAAATTATTCGTCTCCAGCTACTGTTATTAAATTGGCTAAGAAAATGAATTTTACTGGTTACAATGATATGATTTATCGCTTATATTTTTCTTATCACAGAGATATTAAAGAAGATAAAACTAACCTAAGTCTTATTTTATTAGAAGATTTATTTAAAAAAGTAACACAAGCTACAGTAGATAAAATAATTAACTTGTTACAGTTAAATCGGGATAAAGTTATTTACGTATGTGGCAGTGGTTTTTCTAAACCTATTGCTGAGTATTTTAGTATGAAATTACAAGTTTTGGGATTTAAAAGTATTTTTTCAGATTTATTCTCAACTTACGAAAATAACCCTTTCGATGCAGGTTTAGTTATCATGATTTCAAAATCGGGTGAGACTGGTAATATTATTAAAATAGCTGAAAAAGCCAAGGAAAGTCAATTATCTAGTATTTTATTTAGTTCAAGTAATACAGGAAAACTTTCTGAATTATCAGATATGACGGTAGTTATTGAAGATATCAATCAATTAGATGATCAAAATATCCAACAAAATTATTTTTATTCAGGTAGTTTATTTTTAATTGAATCTTTATTAAAAGAATATCTTTTGTCAAAAGGCAAATAA
- a CDS encoding ABC transporter ATP-binding protein, with the protein MTSEETQGSVIEMLRFIFKRVWTQWPMLLLSLSSLLIIAGLEFSIPQVTQRIIDEVIPSKSVSQLSINIGLLLLFASLLSIFSYISTYVMSRISQTAIVELREDLYRHVLKQDFQFFETQKTGDLMTRFSGDIKTIQDLISPNTLKLVSNMLTFGFVMGFMLVKDWRLTLLISLTFPMLYLLNFYFSRHLRQAFRKVRQSTSKINNQLQASLTSILLIKNFATEDFETERFKKVNTENKENYLTAMGYQTMFAPSIDFVNYLGVAIVLGYGTLQVFQGELTVGNIIAYLAYLKLLQNPIRSFTQMVSRFQQSVVSYERIMELYEVEPTIIEPQQGLVLESLKEGAEFSGVSFGYQEDQVILDDVSFKLPEGEVTALVGSSGSGKTTVTRLLTRLYDPTSGQVLIDGKDIKNYTMSSLRHNIGIVSQDVELIDGSIRENILYGSLNATEEQLIQTIEAAKLTEFIEELPRGVETQVGERGIKLSGGQKQRIAIARVLLKDAPLLILDEATASLDNESERHIQMSLDNLLERKTSLVIAHRLSTIHNADTILVMDHGKIIEQGTHTELLSQNGRYASLYHSQFK; encoded by the coding sequence ATGACTAGTGAAGAAACACAGGGTTCAGTCATCGAGATGTTGAGATTTATCTTCAAGCGTGTTTGGACTCAATGGCCAATGTTATTATTAAGTCTAAGTTCGTTACTCATCATTGCAGGACTGGAGTTTAGTATTCCACAAGTTACCCAACGTATTATTGATGAGGTGATCCCAAGTAAATCTGTCTCACAATTAAGTATTAATATCGGTTTATTGCTATTATTTGCAAGTTTATTAAGTATTTTCAGCTATATTTCGACCTATGTTATGAGCCGAATCAGTCAAACAGCGATTGTTGAGTTGCGTGAGGATTTATACCGTCATGTCTTAAAACAAGATTTTCAATTTTTTGAAACACAAAAAACAGGCGATTTGATGACCCGTTTTTCAGGTGATATTAAAACCATTCAAGATTTAATTTCACCGAATACCTTAAAGTTAGTCAGTAATATGCTAACATTCGGCTTTGTCATGGGGTTTATGCTCGTCAAAGATTGGCGTTTGACCTTATTGATCTCGCTGACATTTCCGATGTTATATTTATTAAACTTTTATTTTAGTCGCCATTTACGCCAAGCATTTCGGAAGGTTCGTCAATCGACTTCCAAGATTAATAATCAATTACAAGCGAGTTTGACGTCAATTTTACTTATTAAAAACTTTGCTACTGAGGATTTTGAAACGGAGCGTTTTAAAAAAGTTAATACTGAAAATAAAGAGAACTATTTGACGGCCATGGGCTATCAAACTATGTTTGCCCCATCCATTGATTTTGTTAACTATCTAGGGGTGGCAATTGTTTTAGGTTATGGAACGCTGCAAGTTTTTCAAGGAGAATTGACAGTAGGAAATATCATTGCTTATCTTGCTTACTTAAAATTATTGCAAAATCCAATTCGTTCCTTTACTCAAATGGTCAGTCGTTTTCAGCAATCAGTTGTGTCATATGAACGTATCATGGAGCTGTATGAGGTTGAACCAACTATTATAGAACCCCAACAAGGCCTTGTTTTAGAAAGTTTAAAGGAGGGGGCTGAATTCTCTGGTGTTAGCTTTGGTTATCAAGAGGATCAAGTTATTTTAGATGATGTGTCGTTTAAATTACCTGAAGGGGAAGTGACTGCTTTGGTCGGCTCTTCCGGTTCAGGTAAAACAACTGTGACCCGTTTACTGACAAGATTGTATGACCCAACATCTGGGCAAGTATTGATTGATGGCAAGGATATTAAAAATTATACGATGAGTTCCTTACGCCATAATATAGGAATTGTTTCTCAAGATGTTGAACTAATTGATGGCAGTATTAGAGAAAATATTTTGTATGGTTCTCTTAATGCCACAGAGGAACAGCTTATTCAAACGATTGAAGCAGCTAAATTGACCGAGTTTATTGAAGAATTACCTCGAGGAGTTGAGACCCAAGTTGGTGAACGAGGAATCAAACTTTCTGGTGGACAAAAACAACGAATCGCGATTGCTAGAGTTCTCTTGAAAGATGCACCGCTTTTAATTTTAGATGAAGCAACCGCCTCACTAGACAATGAATCAGAACGCCATATTCAAATGTCTTTAGACAATCTATTAGAACGAAAAACCTCTTTAGTGATTGCTCATAGGTTATCGACTATCCACAATGCGGATACTATTTTAGTCATGGATCACGGTAAAATTATCGAACAAGGGACACATACAGAACTATTATCTCAAAATGGACGTTATGCTAGTTTATATCATTCCCAATTCAAATAA
- a CDS encoding glycoside hydrolase family 1 protein — protein MTNLKMPSDFLWGSASAAYQIEGAYQEDGKGLSNWDDFVKIPGKTFKETTGEIAVDHYHRYKEDVALMAEMGLKTYRFSIAWSRIFPEGKGEVNEAGVVFYENLIDECLKHNIEPMVTLYHWDLPQALVTEYGGWESPKVVDDFVNYATYLFERFQGKVKYWITMNEQNIFTTLGWMTAMHPPGKFNDEKMYYQVNHHVFLAHAKTVLVFKELMPTGKIGASFAYSPSYSLDCEPQNAMSKVDFDNLRNFWWMDVYAYGRYPKNAFTYLEKKGLAPIVTAEDRQVFKEAANQIDFMGVNYYQTSVCEYNPLDGVTPFAEMNTTGKKGTNQVTGIPGLFKNPANPHLATTDWDWTIDPSGLRYACKEITSRYDLPIVISENGLGAFDTKTEGDEIHDDYRIAYFDAHIHELMKAVDEGCEVWAYCTWSFTDLLSWLNGYQKRYGFVYVDRDEEGGTMNRYKKDSFMWYQEVIKTQGGSITGDK, from the coding sequence ATGACAAACTTAAAAATGCCAAGTGATTTTTTATGGGGAAGTGCTTCGGCAGCTTATCAAATAGAAGGTGCTTATCAGGAAGATGGTAAAGGGTTATCTAATTGGGATGACTTTGTTAAAATTCCAGGTAAGACATTTAAAGAAACAACAGGTGAAATTGCAGTGGACCACTATCATCGCTACAAAGAAGATGTGGCATTGATGGCGGAGATGGGCTTAAAAACTTATCGCTTTTCAATTGCTTGGTCACGTATTTTTCCAGAAGGTAAAGGTGAAGTCAATGAGGCCGGTGTCGTCTTTTATGAAAACCTGATTGATGAATGTTTGAAACATAATATTGAACCAATGGTAACTTTGTATCATTGGGATCTACCTCAAGCCTTAGTGACTGAATATGGGGGATGGGAAAGTCCAAAAGTGGTGGATGATTTTGTTAATTATGCTACGTATTTATTCGAAAGATTTCAAGGTAAAGTTAAATATTGGATCACGATGAATGAACAAAATATTTTTACAACACTGGGTTGGATGACCGCCATGCACCCACCAGGTAAATTTAATGATGAAAAAATGTATTATCAAGTCAACCATCATGTCTTTTTAGCTCATGCTAAAACCGTCTTAGTGTTTAAAGAGTTGATGCCTACAGGTAAGATTGGCGCAAGCTTTGCTTATAGTCCTAGTTATTCGCTAGACTGTGAGCCACAGAATGCTATGTCGAAAGTTGATTTTGACAATTTAAGAAATTTCTGGTGGATGGATGTGTATGCTTATGGCCGTTATCCAAAAAATGCCTTTACCTACTTAGAGAAGAAGGGCTTAGCCCCAATTGTGACGGCTGAAGATCGTCAGGTATTTAAAGAAGCAGCCAACCAGATTGATTTTATGGGTGTCAATTATTATCAGACAAGTGTCTGTGAGTACAATCCATTGGACGGTGTGACGCCATTTGCAGAGATGAATACAACTGGTAAAAAAGGGACAAATCAAGTTACAGGAATACCAGGTCTATTTAAAAATCCAGCTAATCCACATTTAGCAACAACTGATTGGGATTGGACAATTGATCCATCTGGCTTACGTTATGCTTGTAAAGAAATTACTAGCCGCTATGACTTACCTATTGTGATTTCTGAAAATGGTCTAGGCGCCTTTGATACGAAGACTGAAGGTGACGAAATTCATGATGATTATCGTATCGCTTATTTTGATGCTCATATTCATGAGCTGATGAAAGCTGTGGATGAAGGATGTGAGGTTTGGGCGTATTGCACATGGTCATTTACTGATTTATTAAGCTGGTTAAATGGCTATCAAAAACGTTATGGTTTTGTGTATGTTGATCGCGATGAAGAAGGTGGTACGATGAACCGCTATAAAAAAGATAGCTTCATGTGGTACCAAGAAGTGATTAAAACGCAAGGTGGCAGTATCACCGGCGATAAATAA